ACCGCGAGGGCGAGCGGGTGCGCCCGGCGCCGGTGGAGTAGCCGATACGGACCGGTGCCAAGCGCGGACTGACTGGGCTCCGTCGGCCGGAGCGTTGCGACGTGGCATGGGCCGGCGACCGCCGGGACGTGGGCCTCGGTGCGGCCGCCGAACCGGCCGAACCGGCGCGTCTCACCGGCCGTCCGTCGGATCGGTTCGGTCGACGTCGCTGAAGATCGACCTCCGAGGCCGCTCCCGCGGCGGCGGCGGGGCGGCGGCGATCTCGGGGATCGTGGTCGCGGAGGCGAAGGCCCATTCCTCCTCCTCGTCGCCGGGCTCGGTCAGGGCGTGCCGCTCCCGCCGTCGCTGCACTAGATCGTGGACGGCTTCCGCCATGAGGTCGCGCGCCTCCTCGATGAGTTCCTCGGCCCCGTCGCCGAGCACGCCGATGTCGGCGAGCGCGCCGAACCCCTCCTCGAAGCGCTCGAAGTTCCTGTCAGGGTCCTCCTCGGGATCGGCCGTGGCCGCCGCCTGCCGGATCAGGCCGGCGACCGCCGGCAGGGCGCGCGTCCTGAGTTCCAGCCCGAGCGCGACGAGGCCGCCGGGCGGCAACAGCGCCAGGAAACCGGGATCCGGCAGGAACGAGAGCTCGAAGCCGTCGACGGCCGCGGCTGCGAGCTCGGCCGCCGCCCGGGCCCGGACCGTCTCCGGGAGGAGACGAAGCCGGTGCGCCCGCGCGACGAGATTGAGCCACGGGTCGTCGGCGGCGCGCTCGGTCCGCCAGGTCGCCCTGTCCAGGAGTCCCGGGTCCGCCGCGACCACGCGGGCGAGCAGGTCATCGCTGGCCCGGCGCGCCAGAAAGAGGAACAGCGAGCGGTTGGTGTCCTGCCTGTCCTCCACTCCGGCGATCCTGGCGGCGACGACGTCGTTCATCGACGCCGGGATGATGCCGGCGTCCCTGGCGGCCGGCATCCCCTCCGAGACGAAACCGGACAGGATGTTCTCGGGGGCGATGCCGCGCAGCAGCGCCGCGACCATGTGGGCCTGCCCGCGCAGGATCTCGGTCAGGGCGTCGCCGATGGTCGGATGGGGGAACGTCCAGGTTCCGCCGCCGGCCGACCGCTCGACGACGAACGAGCCCGCCAGCTCGGCGATGCGGTTGCGCACGTCGGCCAGGCGGACGCCGAGCAGGTCCGCCACGGCCCGGCTCGTGTCGTCGTCCCAGCCGTCGGCCGACAGTCGCCCCTGATGGACGTAGACGAGCATCAGGGCGGCGCGCAGCGTGTCGCCCAGGGAGCCGATGGTCTCGACGAGGTGCTCGCGCGGCTCGCGCATGAACCGGAGGAGACCCTCCACGGTCGGCCGCAGGCCCCGCGTGAACGCCGGGTCGCCGAGACGCTCGGCGACCCCGGGCAGGAAGCCGTCGACCTCGGCCACGGCGTCGAGGCAGGGCTTGACCGACGCCTTCCATGCCGGCGCCTGGCCGCCGAACGCGACGTGGTTGTACAGGATCTGCGCCCTCTCGGCACCCGTGAGCGCACCGACGTCGACGACCGCCCGCCCGTCGGCGAAGGCGGCGAGGTTGCGCTGCCCAAGGAGCGGCTTGGCGCGCTGGTAGATGTGGCGGCGCGAGGTGAGCAGGAAGCGGTTGCCGTGCGACAGGGCCGCCTCGATCTTCCGGAAGGCGGAACTCCAGTCCTGGACGTACTCGTCCCGCATGACGTTCGGGCCGAAAGCGTCGCCGATCCAGAAGAAGCGCTTCCGATCATTCGGATTCCAGCCGTCACCGAGCTCCCGCGGCCCGGTCAGGTGCAGCACCGTGCAGCCCGCCTCCTCGCTCGCCATCGCCGAGAGGATGGCGCCGATGGTCGACTTGCCCGCCGAGGGGTTGCCAAGGAGCAGGACGGCTCCGTGCTCGTTCAGGGCGTGGACGGCACGGCGGTGCGCCTCGGTCGGCACGTACGAACGCAGCTTCGGCAGCCACTGCTCCAGCAGCGCGCGCGACTGCGCCGCCATGCGCTCGTCCAGGATCGCCCCGAGGTCGCCGAGGCCGTAGACCTGCGGGACGAGGGCGCGCAGGCGGGCGCGCGCACGTATCGACCGGATCAGCCATTCCCGGCCGAGGACGTGCGGCCTCGCGACGCCCCGCGCACGAAGCCGCGCGCGTATCGCGCAAGCCACCGGGGCGTCCACGCCCATGCTGGTCATCAGGATGTAGGTCTTCGCCTGCCCCAGGGCGACGAGCCGGTCGACGCTGGCGAGCTCCGCGGCGATGTCCCCCACCCTCAGGCGCCTCCGTCCGTCCGCGGAGTGCTTGCACTGGATCGTCGCGTCGTGGCCGCCGCCCGGCCCCGACAGGAACACCGCGTCCTGCCCGCCGTCCTGCGCCTCCCGATAGACCTGGACCGGGCGCCGCAGCACCTCCTCGCAGACCTGCGCGCATAGATCCTGGAAGGCCTTCCACCCGATCGTATGCAGGGCGAGGTCGCTCCAGGGCCCCTCGGCCCGCACCCGCATCGTACCGGCCATGCCGTCCCTCCGACCCAGGG
This window of the Methylobacterium tardum genome carries:
- a CDS encoding restriction endonuclease, whose product is MAGTMRVRAEGPWSDLALHTIGWKAFQDLCAQVCEEVLRRPVQVYREAQDGGQDAVFLSGPGGGHDATIQCKHSADGRRRLRVGDIAAELASVDRLVALGQAKTYILMTSMGVDAPVACAIRARLRARGVARPHVLGREWLIRSIRARARLRALVPQVYGLGDLGAILDERMAAQSRALLEQWLPKLRSYVPTEAHRRAVHALNEHGAVLLLGNPSAGKSTIGAILSAMASEEAGCTVLHLTGPRELGDGWNPNDRKRFFWIGDAFGPNVMRDEYVQDWSSAFRKIEAALSHGNRFLLTSRRHIYQRAKPLLGQRNLAAFADGRAVVDVGALTGAERAQILYNHVAFGGQAPAWKASVKPCLDAVAEVDGFLPGVAERLGDPAFTRGLRPTVEGLLRFMREPREHLVETIGSLGDTLRAALMLVYVHQGRLSADGWDDDTSRAVADLLGVRLADVRNRIAELAGSFVVERSAGGGTWTFPHPTIGDALTEILRGQAHMVAALLRGIAPENILSGFVSEGMPAARDAGIIPASMNDVVAARIAGVEDRQDTNRSLFLFLARRASDDLLARVVAADPGLLDRATWRTERAADDPWLNLVARAHRLRLLPETVRARAAAELAAAAVDGFELSFLPDPGFLALLPPGGLVALGLELRTRALPAVAGLIRQAAATADPEEDPDRNFERFEEGFGALADIGVLGDGAEELIEEARDLMAEAVHDLVQRRRERHALTEPGDEEEEWAFASATTIPEIAAAPPPPRERPRRSIFSDVDRTDPTDGR